From one Syngnathoides biaculeatus isolate LvHL_M chromosome 12, ASM1980259v1, whole genome shotgun sequence genomic stretch:
- the rps24 gene encoding 40S ribosomal protein S24 translates to MNDTVTVRTRKFMTNRLLQRKQMVVDVLHPGKATVPKTEIREKLAKMYKTTPDVVFVFGFRTQFGGGKTTGFAMVYDSLDYAKKNEPKHRLARHGLYEKKKTSRKQRKERKNRMKKVRGTKKSTVGAASKK, encoded by the exons ATG AATGACACAGTTACAGTCAGGACCCGCAAGTTTATGACGAACCGGCTGCTTCAGAGGAAGCAAATG GTCGTCGATGTTCTGCACCCCGGCAAGGCCACAGTCCCAAAGACTGAAATCCGCGAGAAGCTCGCCAAGATGTACAAGACCACCCCCGACGTCGTGTTCGTTTTCGGCTTCAGGACTCAATTTGGCGGTGGCAAGACAACGGGCTTCGCCATGGTCTACGACTCCCTAGATTACGCAAAGAAGAACGAGCCCAAACACAGACTGGCCAGG CACGGACTCTATGAGAAAAAGAAGACCTCCAGGAAACAGCGCAAGGAACGCAAGAACAGAATGAAGAAAGTACGAGGTACCAAGAAGTCCACTGTGGGTGCTGCCAGTAAAAAG TGA
- the eif4ebp2 gene encoding eukaryotic translation initiation factor 4E-binding protein 2 — translation MSNSRQLSESRAIPTRTVLINDSTQLPHDYCTTPGGTLFSTTPGGTRIIYDRKFLLDMRNSPIAQTPPAHLPVIPGVTSQNTLHENRKNEANNHVSNHNGKSMTGDDAQFEMDI, via the exons ATGTCGAACAGTCGTCAGCTTAGCGAGAGCAGGGCCATCCCGACCAGGACGGTGTTGATCAACGACTCAACGCAGCTACCTCATGACTACTGTACCACCCCTGGAGGCACTTTATTCTCGACCACTCCCGGAG GAACACGGATCATCTACGACCGCAAGTTCTTGCTGGATATGCGTAATTCGCCCATTGCCCAGACCCCGCCCGCTCACCTGCCTGTTATCCCCGGTGTGACCAGCCAAAACACGCTCCATGAGAACCGGAAGAATGAAGCCAACAACCACGTCAGCAACCACAACGGAAAGTCTATGACCG gTGACGACGCTCAGTTTGAAATGGACATCTGA